A genomic stretch from Arenicella xantha includes:
- a CDS encoding aldehyde dehydrogenase family protein, whose protein sequence is MSTIDVHNPYDQKVIKSLTINSSSDVEAAMSRAHKLVSNRDNWLPAHQRVEIFERVIEIMSEQIEELTQLAASEGGKPYMDSKVEVLRAINGVKLAIEHIPQIKGEQIAMGHTASSANRIAYTQREPIGVVCSVSAFNHPLNLIVHQTIPALAVGCPVLIKPAALTPLSCFRFVEILQQAGLPEGWCTALLTSREDSEKMVCDERVNFFSFIGSAKVGWMLQSKLSAGTRSALEHGGAAPVIVDQSMMQDESDADDMLESLAKGGFYHAGQVCVSVQRVYVQESVARDFAQRLAEKASKLIVGDQLNPKTEVGPLITPKEVDRVATWVEEAKQSGGEILSGGERISDTCYAPTVILDPAEDAKVSQFEVFGPVVCVYSYSDKADAIARANGLPLAFQASVFTKLLDDALDTSNRLNATAVMINDHTAFRVDWMPFGGRDASGIGMGGIPYSMHEMTREKMLVIKSKVL, encoded by the coding sequence ATGAGTACCATCGACGTTCATAACCCCTATGACCAGAAAGTAATTAAGAGTCTTACGATCAACTCATCGAGTGATGTAGAGGCAGCGATGAGTCGCGCGCACAAGCTGGTGAGTAATCGTGATAACTGGCTACCGGCCCATCAACGAGTCGAGATCTTCGAACGTGTTATCGAGATAATGTCGGAACAAATCGAGGAGCTAACACAGCTTGCTGCAAGTGAAGGTGGCAAACCTTACATGGACTCCAAGGTAGAAGTGTTACGCGCGATTAACGGCGTAAAACTTGCAATAGAACATATACCGCAAATCAAAGGCGAGCAAATTGCCATGGGCCATACCGCCTCATCGGCTAATCGAATTGCCTACACGCAACGCGAGCCGATTGGCGTTGTATGCTCAGTCAGCGCGTTTAATCACCCGTTGAACCTTATTGTGCATCAAACCATTCCGGCGCTGGCGGTGGGCTGCCCAGTGCTGATTAAACCCGCGGCACTAACCCCATTGTCTTGCTTTCGTTTTGTCGAGATTCTGCAGCAAGCAGGCTTACCTGAAGGCTGGTGTACCGCCCTGTTAACCAGCCGCGAAGACTCTGAAAAAATGGTTTGTGATGAACGCGTTAATTTTTTCTCGTTTATCGGTTCAGCTAAAGTCGGCTGGATGTTGCAATCAAAGTTATCAGCGGGAACACGCTCAGCGCTAGAGCACGGCGGTGCGGCTCCGGTAATTGTCGATCAAAGCATGATGCAAGATGAGTCTGACGCCGACGACATGCTCGAGAGTCTCGCCAAAGGCGGCTTCTATCATGCCGGTCAAGTCTGCGTATCAGTACAGCGCGTTTATGTGCAAGAATCGGTGGCGAGAGATTTCGCTCAACGTTTAGCCGAAAAAGCTAGCAAGCTGATTGTTGGTGATCAGCTCAACCCGAAGACGGAAGTCGGACCACTGATCACGCCCAAAGAAGTGGATCGTGTGGCAACTTGGGTTGAGGAGGCTAAACAATCAGGTGGAGAGATCTTATCTGGCGGTGAACGCATCTCCGATACTTGCTATGCACCAACCGTAATTTTGGACCCAGCCGAAGATGCCAAAGTGTCTCAGTTCGAAGTATTCGGCCCAGTGGTATGCGTATACTCCTACAGCGATAAAGCAGATGCGATTGCGCGTGCCAACGGTTTGCCGCTAGCGTTTCAAGCCTCGGTATTCACCAAGCTATTAGACGACGCCCTCGACACGAGCAACCGCCTCAATGCAACCGCAGTAATGATTAATGATCATACGGCGTTTAGGGTCGACTGGATGCCGTTCGGCGGCCGAGATGCGTCGGGCATTGGCATGGGAGGCATACCTTACTCAATGCATGAAATGACACGCGAGAAAATGTTAGTCATAAAGAGCAAGGTGTTGTGA
- a CDS encoding acetolactate synthase large subunit — protein MKVSDLLVKALENEGVEYIYGIPGEENLDFLDSLQGSSIKLILTRHEQAAGFMAATYGRLTGKPGVCLSTLGPGATNFVTAAAYAQLGAMPMIMLGGQKPIRKSKQGRFQIVDVVSLMKPITKYSQQIVDGNNVTSMVREAFRLTMEERPGAAYLELPEDIAEEESQASLFDVVGHRRPSADHKSISAAVEMIQQAKLPLLLIGAGANRKRAGNMLRKFIDETGIYFFNTQLGKGVVDERHPKYLGTAALSSNDFLHCAIERADLIINVGHDVIEKPPFFMEKGGKKVLHINFFPAQIDDVYFPQLNVVGDISSSMWEISEQIKIAEDRDFSYFQRVKDEVSSHITKYFKDERFPMLPQRLVSLLRESLDADDIVTLDNGVYKIWFARNYDCYEPNTLLLDNALATMGAGLPSAMAAKQLHPNRKVVSINGDGGFMMNSQEIETAVRMGLDLVVIILNDSAYGMIKWKQEGVGFDNFGLDFKNPDFVMYAKSFGAHGYRIESDEHFQSVLDTALNSEGVHIIDLPIDYSLNHSILNVLLKESACII, from the coding sequence ATGAAAGTATCAGACTTGTTAGTAAAGGCATTAGAAAACGAAGGCGTAGAATATATTTATGGTATTCCTGGTGAAGAAAATCTCGATTTCCTAGATTCACTGCAAGGTTCTTCGATCAAGTTAATACTCACTCGTCACGAGCAAGCCGCTGGGTTTATGGCCGCCACTTATGGCCGCCTAACCGGCAAACCCGGAGTTTGTTTGTCGACCTTAGGTCCTGGCGCGACCAACTTTGTGACCGCTGCCGCCTACGCGCAACTTGGCGCCATGCCGATGATTATGTTGGGCGGCCAAAAGCCGATTCGAAAGAGTAAACAGGGCCGTTTTCAAATTGTCGATGTGGTGAGTTTAATGAAGCCAATCACTAAATACTCGCAACAAATAGTTGATGGCAATAACGTTACCTCAATGGTTCGCGAAGCGTTTCGCCTGACCATGGAAGAACGACCTGGGGCGGCCTATTTAGAACTCCCCGAAGACATTGCCGAAGAAGAAAGCCAAGCAAGCTTATTCGACGTGGTCGGCCACCGACGACCGAGCGCAGACCATAAGTCTATTAGCGCCGCGGTCGAAATGATCCAACAGGCAAAGCTCCCATTACTGCTAATCGGCGCCGGGGCGAATCGCAAGCGTGCTGGCAATATGTTGCGCAAATTTATTGACGAGACCGGCATTTACTTCTTCAACACACAGCTCGGCAAAGGCGTTGTGGACGAGCGCCACCCTAAGTACTTGGGCACTGCCGCGCTGTCTTCAAACGATTTTTTGCATTGCGCCATTGAGCGTGCTGACTTGATTATCAATGTCGGGCATGACGTTATTGAGAAGCCGCCGTTTTTTATGGAAAAAGGCGGAAAAAAAGTGCTTCACATCAACTTTTTTCCAGCACAAATCGACGATGTTTATTTTCCTCAACTTAACGTTGTTGGTGATATCTCGTCGTCAATGTGGGAGATCTCTGAACAAATAAAGATTGCCGAAGACCGCGACTTTAGTTATTTCCAACGCGTGAAAGATGAGGTCAGTAGCCATATCACCAAGTACTTTAAAGACGAGCGCTTTCCAATGCTACCTCAGCGCTTAGTCAGCCTACTGCGCGAGTCATTGGATGCCGACGATATCGTAACGCTCGATAACGGCGTGTATAAAATATGGTTTGCGCGCAACTACGATTGTTACGAGCCAAATACATTATTGTTAGATAACGCTCTCGCCACGATGGGCGCCGGCTTACCTTCGGCCATGGCCGCTAAACAGCTGCATCCAAATCGTAAGGTCGTGTCAATCAACGGCGACGGTGGTTTTATGATGAACTCGCAGGAGATCGAAACTGCGGTACGAATGGGCCTCGACTTAGTGGTTATCATTCTCAATGACAGCGCTTACGGCATGATCAAATGGAAACAAGAAGGCGTAGGCTTTGACAACTTTGGGCTCGACTTCAAAAACCCAGACTTTGTTATGTACGCTAAGAGCTTTGGCGCACACGGATACCGGATTGAGTCGGATGAACACTTTCAAAGCGTATTAGATACCGCGCTGAATTCTGAAGGCGTGCACATCATTGATTTGCCGATAGATTATTCGCTTAATCACTCAATTCTAAACGTGCTGCTCAAAGAAAGCGCGTGCATTATTTAG
- a CDS encoding WS/DGAT/MGAT family O-acyltransferase, which produces MKKLGIVDMGFLLAEGRETPMHVGGINLFTLPPGADEQEFLHGLAASLRSDEELQPPFGQRLKMSKLGLAGPVYWEEDTKLDLDYHIRHSALPKPGRYRELFALASRLHGTLLDRNRPLWEMHLIEGLQNRQFAIYSKFHHAAVDGARSMHLTQSMFSPDPNARNLGSAFSLESQNRYRLKLDQLRAENYSEQELRNVSEAIKEAFQTSTQVFSSLKSFVGGWMGKGGALALPWRHVPQSSINTPIDGSRRFVAQSWSFERVRAVGKALDGTFNDAVLAMCAGGLRLYMQKHSELPEKSLKAMVPVSLRQAGDIDSSNAVGAISADLATDISDPLARFAKIQASMIAGKALFSALKPKEAALMLQLLQMPGLLLMPLGLISRFPPFSTVISNVPGPRQTMYWDGARLDGIYPASIVTEGLALNITLVSYDGNVDFGITACRRSMPQVQRLIDYMESSLCELEQAVGIVSPKQRPSRARSVKKTKATKKKRRVSAKT; this is translated from the coding sequence ATGAAAAAATTAGGGATCGTCGATATGGGCTTTCTATTGGCAGAGGGTCGTGAGACACCGATGCACGTCGGAGGCATCAATCTTTTTACCCTACCTCCTGGAGCCGATGAGCAAGAATTTTTGCATGGTCTTGCCGCCAGTTTACGGTCGGACGAAGAGCTGCAACCGCCTTTTGGACAACGTTTGAAAATGTCGAAACTCGGCTTGGCTGGCCCTGTCTATTGGGAGGAAGATACCAAGCTCGATCTTGACTATCACATCCGCCACTCGGCGTTGCCAAAACCGGGTCGTTATCGTGAATTGTTTGCTCTCGCATCTCGCTTACACGGCACACTATTGGATCGTAATCGGCCTTTGTGGGAGATGCATTTAATTGAAGGCTTGCAGAATCGGCAGTTTGCGATTTATTCCAAGTTCCACCATGCGGCAGTAGATGGCGCGCGGTCAATGCATTTGACGCAAAGCATGTTCTCGCCAGACCCTAACGCGCGGAACCTTGGGTCAGCGTTCTCGCTCGAATCGCAAAATCGCTATCGTTTAAAGCTCGATCAACTGCGTGCTGAAAATTATAGTGAGCAAGAATTACGCAACGTATCCGAAGCTATTAAGGAAGCCTTCCAAACCAGCACGCAAGTATTTAGCTCTCTGAAGAGTTTTGTCGGTGGCTGGATGGGGAAGGGCGGTGCGCTCGCTCTACCGTGGAGGCATGTGCCGCAGAGTTCGATTAACACTCCGATTGACGGCTCGCGCAGATTCGTTGCTCAGTCATGGTCATTCGAACGGGTTCGCGCGGTCGGTAAAGCGCTGGATGGCACATTCAATGACGCAGTGCTAGCCATGTGTGCGGGCGGGCTGCGACTGTATATGCAAAAACACAGCGAACTGCCAGAGAAGTCTTTGAAGGCGATGGTGCCGGTGTCGTTGCGACAAGCTGGTGATATCGATTCGTCTAATGCGGTTGGCGCAATCAGCGCTGATCTAGCCACGGATATTAGCGATCCGTTAGCTCGTTTCGCCAAAATACAAGCTTCTATGATTGCTGGTAAAGCCCTGTTTAGTGCCTTGAAGCCCAAGGAAGCAGCGCTGATGTTACAACTGTTGCAAATGCCTGGATTGCTTTTAATGCCGTTAGGTCTTATCAGCCGGTTTCCACCGTTCAGTACCGTGATCTCAAATGTACCAGGTCCGCGTCAGACCATGTATTGGGATGGCGCTCGCCTAGATGGCATATACCCAGCCTCAATTGTGACTGAGGGCTTAGCGTTGAATATCACACTGGTCTCGTACGACGGTAATGTGGATTTTGGTATTACCGCCTGCCGACGCTCGATGCCGCAGGTGCAACGACTGATTGATTACATGGAGAGTTCATTGTGCGAGTTAGAACAAGCCGTTGGCATTGTTAGCCCCAAGCAACGCCCAAGTCGTGCGCGTTCAGTAAAAAAAACTAAGGCTACTAAGAAAAAACGCCGCGTTAGTGCCAAGACCTAG
- a CDS encoding DUF4920 domain-containing protein: MTKYTVLLVLLLCVFSVSSEAAVRLSEPVIIDAESETFAKDLSTIESLPTSLAPTGLASVLAAPDAFLNTPIALQLEVAKVCQKKGCFFIGQQDGQHIRVSFQDYEFFVPSDIGGRTVELVGHIVARTVSPQQAKHLSKDLGTANAVASGPTYEFVALSARVFHAAGDPQQ; this comes from the coding sequence GTGACTAAATATACTGTGTTGTTGGTACTGCTGCTGTGCGTGTTTTCTGTATCGAGCGAGGCCGCGGTTCGGCTATCGGAGCCGGTAATAATTGACGCCGAAAGTGAAACGTTTGCTAAAGATTTGTCGACTATAGAGTCATTGCCAACGTCACTTGCGCCGACTGGGCTAGCGAGTGTATTGGCCGCACCAGACGCTTTTTTAAATACTCCAATAGCATTGCAGCTTGAAGTTGCAAAGGTATGTCAGAAGAAGGGCTGTTTTTTTATTGGCCAGCAAGATGGACAACACATTCGCGTATCATTTCAAGACTACGAATTCTTCGTGCCGTCTGACATCGGCGGTAGAACGGTAGAGTTAGTCGGTCACATAGTTGCGCGTACCGTTTCCCCGCAGCAGGCAAAACACTTGTCTAAAGATCTAGGCACTGCAAACGCGGTTGCGAGTGGCCCGACCTATGAATTTGTTGCACTATCAGCGAGAGTATTTCATGCCGCGGGCGATCCACAACAATAG